A single Streptococcus thermophilus DNA region contains:
- the radA gene encoding DNA repair protein RadA — MAKKKSTFVCRECGYNSPKYLGRCPNCSSWSSFEEEVEVQEVKNARVSLTGEKSKPTKLKEVSSISYARIKTDMDEFNRVLGGGVVPGSLVLIGGDPGIGKSTLLLQVSTQLANKGTVLYVSGEESAEQIKLRSERLGDIDNEFYLYAETNMQAVRSQVEGIKPDFLIIDSIQTIMSPEISGVQGSVSQVREVTAELIQIAKTNNIATFIVGHVTKEGQLAGPRMLEHMVDTVLYFEGERHHTFRILRAVKNRFGSTNEIGIFEMQSGGLVEVLNPSQVFLEERLDGATGSAIVVTMEGSRPILAEVQALVTPTVFGNAKRTTTGLDFNRVSLIMAVLEKRCGLLLQNQDAYLKSAGGVKLDEPAIDLAVAVAIASSYKELPTNPQEAFVGEIGLTGEIRRVTRIEQRINEAAKLGFTKIYVPKNSLHGMKIPEGIQVIGVTTVGEVLKKVFS, encoded by the coding sequence ATAGCTAAGAAAAAATCAACTTTTGTTTGTAGAGAATGTGGCTACAATTCACCCAAATATCTAGGGCGCTGTCCCAATTGTTCTTCTTGGTCCTCTTTTGAGGAAGAGGTTGAGGTGCAGGAGGTTAAAAATGCCCGTGTCAGTTTGACGGGTGAAAAGTCCAAACCTACTAAGTTAAAAGAAGTCTCTTCAATTAGTTATGCCCGCATAAAAACCGATATGGACGAGTTTAACCGTGTTTTAGGTGGCGGTGTGGTTCCGGGGAGTTTGGTTCTTATTGGAGGAGATCCAGGAATAGGGAAATCGACCCTCCTCTTACAGGTGTCAACACAGCTGGCTAACAAGGGAACTGTCCTCTATGTTTCTGGGGAAGAATCGGCCGAGCAAATCAAATTGCGGAGTGAACGTTTAGGTGATATTGATAACGAATTTTATCTGTATGCTGAGACCAATATGCAAGCAGTCCGTAGTCAAGTGGAGGGTATCAAACCCGATTTCCTCATTATTGATTCTATTCAGACCATCATGAGCCCAGAGATCTCTGGCGTTCAAGGTTCTGTTTCCCAGGTTCGTGAAGTAACTGCCGAACTCATACAGATTGCCAAAACCAATAACATTGCCACTTTTATTGTTGGGCATGTGACCAAGGAGGGACAGCTGGCTGGACCACGTATGTTGGAGCACATGGTGGATACTGTGCTTTATTTTGAGGGGGAACGTCATCATACCTTCCGTATTCTGAGGGCAGTTAAAAACCGTTTTGGTTCAACCAATGAGATTGGGATTTTTGAAATGCAGTCAGGTGGTCTGGTCGAGGTACTAAACCCTAGCCAAGTTTTCTTAGAAGAACGCCTAGACGGTGCCACAGGTTCTGCCATTGTTGTCACAATGGAGGGGAGTCGACCTATCCTAGCTGAGGTTCAAGCTTTGGTGACACCGACCGTCTTTGGTAACGCAAAGCGGACAACGACGGGACTGGACTTTAACCGTGTCAGCCTTATCATGGCTGTCTTAGAGAAACGTTGCGGCCTTCTTCTCCAAAATCAAGATGCCTATCTCAAATCAGCTGGTGGTGTCAAGTTGGACGAGCCAGCTATTGACCTTGCAGTTGCCGTTGCTATCGCTTCTAGTTACAAGGAGCTTCCAACCAATCCACAAGAAGCCTTCGTAGGAGAAATTGGCTTGACCGGAGAGATTCGTCGTGTGACTCGTATTGAGCAGCGTATCAATGAAGCCGCTAAACTAGGTTTTACTAAGATTTATGTTCCTAAAAATTCGCTTCATGGCATGAAGATTCCAGAAGGTATCCAGGTCATTGGGGTCACAACGGTAGGAGAAGTACTCAAAAAAGTCTTTTCTTAA
- a CDS encoding dUTP diphosphatase, with translation MTKIRGFELVSTYNNQDLLPKRETAHAAGYDLKVAENTMISPGEIVLVPTGVKAYMQPGEVLYLYDRSSNPRKKGLVLINSVGVIDGDYYGNPGNEGHIFAQMKNITDQPVTLEVGERIVQGVFMPFLIVDGDEADGVRTGGFGSTGK, from the coding sequence ATGACTAAAATTCGTGGATTTGAACTTGTATCAACCTATAACAATCAGGACTTACTTCCAAAGCGAGAGACTGCCCATGCAGCTGGCTATGATTTAAAGGTTGCGGAGAATACTATGATTTCTCCTGGGGAAATTGTTCTCGTACCAACAGGTGTTAAGGCTTACATGCAACCTGGTGAGGTTCTCTATCTCTATGACCGTTCCTCTAACCCTCGTAAAAAAGGTCTGGTCTTAATCAACTCAGTTGGAGTTATTGATGGCGATTACTATGGAAATCCCGGAAATGAAGGACATATCTTCGCCCAGATGAAAAATATTACTGACCAGCCTGTGACTCTTGAAGTTGGTGAGCGCATCGTTCAAGGTGTCTTTATGCCCTTCTTGATTGTTGATGGAGACGAAGCAGATGGGGTTCGAACTGGTGGGTTCGGGTCAACTGGAAAATAG
- a CDS encoding NAD(P)H-dependent oxidoreductase, translating into MKFVGIVGANYDQSYNRKLLEFIRRHFKIKFELEVLEIDEVPMFNQDEKWDESFQLRLLNNKITRADGVIIATPEHNHTISAALKSVLVEWLSFEVHPFENKPVMIVGASYYDQGTSRAQVHLRKILEAPGVNAYTLPGNEFLLGKAKEAFDLEANITNEGTINFLEQCLDNFIQYVGMVSKLKKPKPIEPEDLDCDKPIATTVTEVDPDDPEWVEKVAEITGAVSGDTYVKLDHGILTVNQIDMFLKVMPFELTYADDNNQFLYYNNAHQDPDTMLAKRVPPQSGSRMSTVHGSLPPARMKNVEWVIGTLCNGNQEYVRTIVPGSPEGVINTHNYQAMYYDDGSYAGINEIVFNFKPWLDWYLETTGQRLVGGSGSFAPAATSHGGSGATSGASNASGHAGDASPAADATSGASSY; encoded by the coding sequence ATGAAATTTGTTGGAATTGTTGGAGCAAATTATGATCAATCATATAACCGTAAACTTCTCGAATTTATCAGAAGACATTTTAAAATTAAATTTGAACTTGAAGTTTTAGAAATTGATGAAGTCCCTATGTTTAATCAAGATGAAAAATGGGATGAAAGTTTCCAACTTCGCTTACTTAATAACAAAATTACACGCGCTGATGGTGTTATCATAGCTACACCTGAGCACAACCACACTATCTCTGCAGCACTTAAGTCAGTATTAGTAGAATGGCTCTCATTCGAAGTGCACCCATTTGAAAACAAACCAGTTATGATTGTTGGTGCTTCTTACTACGACCAAGGAACTTCACGTGCCCAAGTGCATTTGCGTAAAATCCTTGAAGCACCTGGCGTCAATGCTTATACTCTTCCGGGTAATGAATTCTTGCTTGGAAAAGCCAAAGAAGCCTTTGACCTTGAGGCTAACATTACCAATGAAGGTACTATTAACTTCCTTGAACAATGCTTAGATAATTTCATCCAATACGTAGGAATGGTTTCTAAATTGAAAAAACCAAAACCAATTGAACCTGAAGACTTGGATTGTGACAAACCAATCGCTACAACTGTTACCGAGGTTGATCCTGACGATCCAGAATGGGTCGAAAAAGTAGCTGAGATCACTGGTGCAGTATCTGGTGATACTTATGTTAAACTAGATCACGGTATTTTGACGGTTAACCAAATTGACATGTTCCTCAAGGTTATGCCGTTTGAATTAACCTATGCCGATGATAACAACCAGTTCCTCTACTACAATAATGCCCATCAAGATCCTGATACCATGTTAGCTAAACGTGTACCACCTCAATCAGGTAGCCGTATGTCAACAGTTCACGGTTCACTTCCACCAGCTCGTATGAAGAATGTGGAATGGGTTATCGGTACCCTTTGTAACGGCAACCAAGAATATGTGCGTACAATTGTACCTGGTTCGCCTGAAGGAGTTATCAATACGCATAACTATCAAGCTATGTACTATGATGATGGTTCTTATGCAGGAATCAATGAAATCGTCTTTAACTTTAAACCATGGCTTGACTGGTATCTCGAAACAACTGGTCAACGCCTTGTCGGAGGAAGCGGTTCTTTTGCACCGGCTGCAACTAGCCATGGCGGTAGCGGCGCAACATCTGGAGCATCAAATGCTAGTGGTCACGCTGGCGATGCATCGCCAGCCGCAGATGCCACATCTGGAGCGTCCTCATACTAA
- a CDS encoding NAD(P)H-dependent glycerol-3-phosphate dehydrogenase: MKKQKIAVLGPGSWGTALAQVLNDNGHEVRIWGNIPEQIDEINEKHTNTRYFKDVILDENIKAYKELSEALDSVNAILFVVPTKVTRLVAKQVAELLDHKVVVMHASKGLEPGTHERLSTILEEEIPSEMRSEIVVVSGPSHAEETIVRDITLITAASKDLETARYVQGIFSNSYFRLYTNSDVIGVETAGALKNIIAVGAGALHGMGYGDNAKAAVITRGLAEITRLGVKLGADPLTYSGLSGVGDLIVTGTSIHSRNWRAGDALGRGEKLEDIERNMGMVIEGISTTKVAYEIAQELGVYMPITTAIYKSIYEGADIKESILNMMSNELRSENEWDKK, translated from the coding sequence ATGAAAAAACAAAAAATCGCTGTCTTGGGCCCTGGTTCTTGGGGAACAGCTCTCGCTCAGGTACTCAACGATAACGGACACGAGGTCCGTATTTGGGGAAACATCCCTGAACAAATTGATGAAATCAACGAAAAACATACCAATACCCGCTATTTTAAAGATGTGATTTTGGATGAAAACATTAAAGCCTACAAAGAGCTATCTGAAGCCCTAGATAGTGTTAATGCTATTCTCTTTGTTGTTCCAACTAAGGTCACTCGCTTAGTTGCTAAGCAAGTTGCCGAACTTTTAGACCACAAAGTTGTTGTCATGCATGCTTCAAAAGGTTTGGAACCAGGAACACACGAACGCCTCTCTACAATCCTTGAAGAGGAGATTCCTTCGGAAATGCGAAGTGAGATTGTCGTTGTATCTGGCCCAAGTCATGCTGAAGAAACTATTGTTCGTGACATCACCCTGATTACAGCAGCATCTAAGGACCTTGAAACAGCAAGGTATGTCCAAGGTATTTTTAGTAATAGCTATTTCCGTCTCTACACTAACTCTGATGTGATTGGTGTTGAAACAGCCGGTGCCCTTAAAAACATTATCGCAGTCGGTGCTGGTGCTCTCCATGGTATGGGCTATGGAGACAACGCTAAGGCAGCCGTAATTACTCGAGGACTGGCAGAAATCACTCGTCTTGGTGTAAAACTCGGAGCTGACCCTTTGACTTACAGCGGTCTATCTGGCGTTGGCGACCTCATCGTTACTGGAACTTCTATCCATTCACGTAACTGGCGTGCCGGAGATGCGCTTGGTCGTGGCGAAAAACTAGAAGACATTGAACGTAACATGGGTATGGTTATCGAAGGAATTTCAACCACTAAGGTTGCCTACGAAATCGCTCAAGAACTTGGCGTCTACATGCCAATTACAACAGCAATCTACAAATCTATCTATGAGGGTGCTGATATCAAGGAATCTATTCTCAATATGATGTCCAATGAATTGCGCTCTGAAAATGAATGGGATAAAAAATAA
- the galU gene encoding UTP--glucose-1-phosphate uridylyltransferase GalU, with amino-acid sequence MKNQKVRKAIIPAGGLGTRFLPATKALAKEMLPIVDKPTIQFIVEEALKSGIKDILVVTGKSKRSIEDHFDSNFELEYNLEQKGKTNLLKLVNDTTSINLHFIRQSHPRGLGDAVLQAKAFVGNEPFVVMLGDDLMDITNDKAVPLTKQLINDYEETHASTIAVMPVSHEEVSAYGIIAPQGKGENGRYSVETFVEKPNPEDAPSDLAIIGRYLLTPEIFGILENQEPGAGNEVQLTDAIDTLNKTQPVFARVFTGDRYDVGDKFGFMKTSIDYALKHPQIKDDLKQYLIELGHKLEGKPTKKG; translated from the coding sequence ATGAAAAATCAAAAAGTTAGAAAAGCTATCATCCCCGCTGGAGGACTTGGAACACGCTTTTTACCAGCTACTAAAGCATTGGCCAAAGAAATGTTGCCAATCGTTGACAAACCAACCATCCAATTTATCGTTGAAGAAGCTCTTAAGTCTGGTATTAAAGATATCTTGGTTGTTACCGGTAAATCAAAACGCTCTATCGAAGACCATTTTGACTCAAACTTCGAATTAGAATATAACTTGGAACAAAAAGGTAAGACTAACTTGTTGAAATTGGTTAATGACACCACTTCTATTAATCTCCACTTTATCCGTCAAAGTCACCCACGTGGTCTCGGAGATGCTGTTCTCCAAGCCAAAGCATTTGTCGGAAATGAACCTTTTGTTGTCATGCTTGGTGACGACCTCATGGATATTACTAACGACAAAGCGGTACCTTTGACTAAACAACTTATCAACGATTATGAGGAGACACATGCATCTACTATTGCGGTTATGCCTGTTTCTCATGAAGAAGTCTCTGCTTATGGTATAATCGCTCCTCAGGGTAAAGGCGAAAATGGACGTTACAGCGTTGAAACTTTCGTTGAAAAACCAAATCCAGAAGATGCACCGAGTGATCTTGCTATCATCGGACGTTACCTTTTGACACCTGAGATTTTCGGTATCTTAGAAAATCAAGAACCAGGTGCTGGGAATGAAGTCCAATTGACTGATGCTATCGATACTCTTAACAAAACACAACCCGTCTTTGCTCGTGTATTTACAGGAGATCGTTATGATGTCGGTGACAAATTTGGCTTTATGAAGACGTCTATTGATTACGCACTTAAACACCCTCAAATTAAAGATGACCTTAAGCAATACCTTATTGAATTGGGCCACAAACTTGAAGGCAAACCCACTAAAAAAGGCTAA
- a CDS encoding rhomboid family intramembrane serine protease, producing the protein MQVNEWKKYPATYLLLGLTTLTFICQYLLNSFQATSPLSLFKMGAMFGTFVQYNPLELWRLITPIFVHIGVEHFLFNMLTLYFMGRMAEQIFGTLRFLGLYLLAGVMGNAFTLLFTPNVIAAGASTSLFGLFAAIVILGYYSHSPLLNQLGRNYLALIVINLIFNLFTPSVGITGHLGGLVGGALAAIFLANKVESRLFSKGWRFTSFLTYVTLLLIVLGFTYL; encoded by the coding sequence ATGCAAGTAAATGAATGGAAGAAATACCCTGCAACCTATCTATTATTGGGGCTCACGACGCTGACTTTTATCTGTCAATATCTTTTAAATAGCTTTCAAGCGACGTCACCTCTTAGTCTCTTTAAGATGGGAGCTATGTTTGGGACCTTCGTTCAATACAATCCCTTAGAACTTTGGCGTCTTATAACACCTATTTTTGTCCATATAGGTGTCGAGCATTTTCTTTTCAATATGCTTACCCTTTATTTTATGGGGAGGATGGCTGAACAGATTTTTGGTACTCTACGTTTTCTAGGGCTTTATTTACTAGCTGGTGTTATGGGAAACGCCTTTACCTTGCTTTTTACACCTAATGTTATTGCAGCTGGTGCTTCGACCTCCTTGTTTGGCCTATTTGCGGCTATTGTGATTCTTGGTTATTATAGTCACAGTCCCTTACTCAATCAGTTGGGCCGTAATTATTTGGCTTTGATTGTTATTAACTTAATCTTCAACCTATTTACACCTAGTGTTGGGATTACAGGTCATCTCGGTGGTTTAGTTGGAGGTGCTCTGGCAGCTATCTTTTTGGCCAATAAGGTTGAAAGTCGCCTATTTAGTAAGGGGTGGCGCTTCACTTCCTTTTTAACCTACGTTACACTCTTGCTAATTGTTCTAGGCTTTACTTATCTTTAA
- a CDS encoding 5-formyltetrahydrofolate cyclo-ligase: MKNKLRKTVLSQLTSQEPETKAEIDKNLLEKLIALPAYKDAQVIATYLAFPHEYDTSLLIKQALKDGKRLLIPKTYKQGQMIFVDYDPDNLVATSFGLMEPASDLAVEKSEIDLIHVPGVVFNAEGYRIGYGAGYYDCYLSDFEGETVSTVYPCQEMDFIPYSHDIAVREVITCK, encoded by the coding sequence ATGAAAAATAAACTTAGAAAAACGGTCTTGTCTCAGTTGACTTCACAAGAACCTGAGACTAAGGCTGAGATAGATAAAAATCTTTTGGAGAAATTGATTGCCTTACCTGCTTATAAAGATGCCCAGGTGATTGCGACCTATCTGGCTTTTCCGCATGAATATGATACCAGTCTCTTAATCAAGCAGGCCTTAAAGGATGGTAAGCGTCTTTTGATTCCCAAAACCTATAAACAAGGTCAAATGATTTTTGTGGATTACGATCCAGATAATCTTGTTGCAACCTCTTTCGGCTTGATGGAACCTGCCTCTGATTTGGCAGTGGAAAAATCAGAGATTGATTTGATTCATGTGCCGGGAGTAGTTTTCAATGCTGAAGGCTATCGTATTGGTTACGGAGCAGGTTACTATGATTGCTATTTGTCTGATTTTGAGGGGGAGACAGTTAGCACGGTTTATCCCTGTCAGGAAATGGATTTTATTCCATATAGCCATGACATCGCCGTTAGGGAGGTTATTACATGCAAGTAA
- a CDS encoding N-acetyldiaminopimelate deacetylase has translation MTLDLIKIRRDLHQIPEIGLEEFKTQAYLLERIAEMTEGKDFVEQRTWRTGILVFLHGSAPEKTIGWRTDIDGLPIVEETGLDFKSIHEGRMHACGHDIHMTTALGLLDQMLQVQPKNNMLFLFQPAEENEAGGMLMYEDGAFGDWLPDEFYGLHVRPDFKVGDIATNTNTLFAGTCEVLVTFKGKGGHAAFPHEANDALVAASYFITQVQTIVSRNVDPIQGGVVTFGSFHAGTTNNVIAETAEVYGTIRTLTQEMSLLIQKRVRQIAEGVAASFGMEVDIMLKQGGYLPVENNPALAKELMAFFDASPAVNLIDCLPAMTGEDFGYLLSKVPGVMFWLGIDTPYALHHPKMSPNEEALAFAVSEIGKFLKYKAED, from the coding sequence ATGACACTTGATTTAATCAAAATCAGACGAGACCTTCACCAAATTCCCGAAATTGGTTTGGAAGAATTTAAAACGCAAGCTTATCTCTTAGAGCGTATTGCTGAAATGACTGAAGGTAAGGACTTTGTGGAGCAACGTACTTGGCGTACAGGAATCCTTGTTTTTCTTCATGGTTCTGCGCCTGAGAAAACTATTGGTTGGCGTACAGATATTGATGGTCTACCAATTGTAGAGGAAACAGGTCTTGACTTTAAATCTATTCATGAAGGTCGTATGCATGCTTGTGGTCACGATATTCATATGACAACAGCGCTTGGTCTCTTGGACCAGATGCTTCAAGTACAGCCTAAAAATAACATGCTCTTCCTTTTCCAGCCAGCTGAAGAAAATGAAGCTGGTGGTATGCTTATGTATGAGGATGGTGCCTTTGGAGATTGGTTGCCAGATGAGTTCTATGGGCTCCACGTCCGTCCAGATTTTAAGGTAGGAGATATTGCTACAAATACGAATACCCTTTTTGCAGGAACTTGTGAAGTACTCGTTACTTTCAAAGGTAAGGGAGGTCATGCCGCCTTTCCACACGAGGCCAATGACGCTCTTGTAGCAGCTTCTTACTTTATTACACAGGTACAAACTATTGTTAGTCGTAATGTTGATCCTATCCAAGGAGGCGTAGTTACCTTTGGTTCTTTCCATGCAGGAACGACCAACAATGTTATCGCTGAAACAGCAGAGGTCTATGGTACTATTCGTACTCTTACTCAGGAAATGAGTCTCCTCATCCAGAAGCGCGTTCGCCAGATTGCAGAAGGCGTAGCAGCTAGCTTCGGTATGGAAGTGGATATCATGTTGAAACAAGGTGGTTATCTCCCTGTGGAAAATAATCCAGCCTTGGCTAAAGAGTTGATGGCCTTCTTTGATGCTAGTCCAGCGGTGAACTTGATTGATTGTTTGCCAGCTATGACGGGCGAGGATTTTGGTTATTTGCTTAGTAAGGTTCCTGGTGTCATGTTCTGGTTGGGGATTGATACGCCATATGCACTTCACCATCCTAAGATGAGTCCAAACGAAGAAGCTCTTGCTTTTGCAGTGAGTGAAATTGGTAAGTTCCTTAAATACAAGGCAGAGGATTAA
- the dapD gene encoding 2,3,4,5-tetrahydropyridine-2,6-dicarboxylate N-acetyltransferase: MTAQKMSAQEIIAFIGNAEKKTNVKVTFEGELATAVPSSVTKLGNVLFGDWKDIEPLLANLTENKDYVVEQDGRNSAVPLLDKRHLNARIEPGAIIRDQVTIEDNAVVMMGAVINIGAEIGAGTMIDMGAILGGRATVGKNSHIGAGAVLAGVIEPASAEPVRIGDNVLVGANAVVIEGVQVGNGSVVAAGAIVTQDVPENVVVAGVPARIIKEIDEKTQQKTALEDALRNL; the protein is encoded by the coding sequence ATGACTGCACAAAAAATGTCTGCACAAGAAATTATTGCTTTTATCGGTAATGCAGAAAAGAAAACAAATGTTAAAGTAACTTTTGAAGGGGAATTGGCAACTGCTGTTCCAAGTTCTGTCACTAAGCTTGGTAATGTTCTTTTCGGTGACTGGAAAGATATCGAGCCACTTCTTGCAAATTTGACGGAAAATAAGGATTATGTTGTGGAACAAGATGGCCGCAACTCAGCTGTTCCATTGCTTGATAAGCGTCACCTTAATGCCCGTATCGAGCCAGGTGCCATTATACGTGACCAAGTAACGATTGAAGACAATGCCGTCGTTATGATGGGGGCTGTAATCAATATCGGAGCGGAAATCGGTGCAGGTACTATGATTGATATGGGTGCTATCCTTGGTGGTCGTGCTACTGTTGGTAAAAACAGCCACATTGGTGCGGGTGCAGTCCTTGCTGGCGTGATTGAACCAGCTTCAGCAGAGCCAGTACGTATCGGTGATAATGTGCTTGTTGGTGCTAATGCTGTTGTGATTGAAGGTGTTCAAGTAGGTAACGGTTCAGTCGTTGCCGCTGGCGCTATCGTTACTCAAGATGTCCCTGAAAATGTGGTTGTAGCAGGTGTTCCAGCTCGCATCATCAAGGAAATCGATGAAAAAACACAACAAAAAACAGCACTCGAAGACGCTTTGCGTAACTTGTAA
- a CDS encoding putative RNA methyltransferase: MANFSVFKNQESLFACPICQASMHLDQSSLVCQNRHTFNIAKQGFVNFLRQNKGDKHYDMASFENRSQILAAGYYDSILEVISERLRDLPRHSHVLDVACGEGYYSRQLALAFDKDFMAFDLSKDSILLAARQNPQKNVAWFVGDLAKLPLREHSIDLILDIFSPANYQEFGRLLTDQGLIFKVIPHEDHLKEFRQLLPEVHAYSNQDVVEHFQESCELLERVTIVRTWSMPPEHVQTFAEMTPLFFHVDKNGLNLSSVTQLTVAGELLIGRIKNDK; this comes from the coding sequence ATGGCCAATTTTAGTGTTTTTAAAAATCAAGAAAGCCTTTTTGCTTGTCCTATTTGTCAGGCTTCAATGCATTTGGACCAGTCTAGCTTGGTTTGTCAGAATAGGCATACCTTTAATATCGCCAAGCAGGGCTTTGTCAATTTTTTGAGACAGAACAAGGGAGATAAACACTATGATATGGCTTCTTTTGAAAATAGGAGTCAGATTCTTGCGGCAGGCTACTATGATTCCATCCTGGAGGTGATTTCCGAGCGTTTGCGTGACCTTCCTAGACATTCGCATGTTCTAGATGTTGCCTGTGGTGAGGGCTATTACAGCCGTCAGTTGGCTTTAGCATTTGACAAAGATTTCATGGCCTTTGATTTGTCTAAGGACTCCATCCTTCTTGCGGCTCGTCAAAATCCTCAGAAAAATGTGGCATGGTTCGTTGGTGATTTGGCTAAACTGCCCTTGCGTGAGCACAGTATAGACCTGATTTTAGATATCTTTTCACCAGCTAATTATCAAGAATTTGGACGACTTTTGACTGATCAGGGGTTGATTTTCAAGGTTATTCCTCATGAAGATCATCTTAAAGAGTTTCGCCAACTATTACCGGAGGTGCATGCTTACTCTAATCAGGATGTTGTGGAACATTTCCAGGAATCCTGTGAACTTTTGGAGCGTGTGACTATTGTCAGGACTTGGTCTATGCCACCAGAACATGTTCAAACATTTGCAGAGATGACACCTCTTTTCTTCCATGTTGATAAGAACGGTTTAAATTTGTCCTCGGTGACGCAATTGACAGTTGCAGGAGAGTTACTGATTGGTCGTATTAAAAATGATAAGTAA
- a CDS encoding class IIb bacteriocin, lactobin A/cerein 7B family: MTETINNRKKMTTQELEIVSGGTVPWAAISVGIAGAKLTYDLSYAAGKSFCNLKH, translated from the coding sequence ATGACTGAAACAATCAACAACCGTAAGAAAATGACTACTCAAGAACTCGAAATCGTATCAGGTGGTACAGTTCCTTGGGCTGCTATTTCAGTAGGAATTGCTGGCGCAAAACTGACTTATGATCTAAGCTATGCTGCGGGTAAATCTTTCTGCAATCTCAAACACTAA
- the tadA gene encoding tRNA adenosine(34) deaminase TadA, whose translation MLDYSQEEKEIFMSEALKEAQKSLDKAEIPIGCVIVKDREIVGRGHNAREELNQAIMHAEVMAIQEANRTVGNWRLLDCTLFVTIEPCVMCSGAIGLARIPKVIYGACNQKFGGAGSLYDILRDERLNHRVEVETGVMEADCAKIMQDFFRQSRERKKEAKRLAKLEVVQDM comes from the coding sequence ATGCTTGACTATAGCCAAGAAGAGAAAGAGATTTTTATGTCTGAGGCTCTTAAGGAGGCTCAAAAATCTCTAGATAAAGCAGAAATTCCAATTGGTTGTGTTATTGTTAAGGATAGAGAAATCGTTGGTCGTGGGCATAATGCGCGTGAGGAGCTCAACCAAGCTATTATGCATGCGGAGGTCATGGCCATTCAAGAGGCCAATAGGACAGTGGGCAACTGGCGTTTGTTAGACTGCACCCTTTTTGTGACTATTGAACCCTGTGTCATGTGTAGTGGAGCCATTGGTCTGGCGCGTATTCCCAAAGTTATCTATGGAGCATGTAATCAAAAATTTGGTGGTGCAGGTAGCCTTTATGATATCTTAAGAGATGAGCGTCTCAATCATCGCGTAGAAGTTGAGACTGGTGTCATGGAGGCGGACTGTGCTAAGATTATGCAAGACTTTTTCCGCCAGAGCCGCGAACGCAAAAAAGAAGCCAAACGATTGGCTAAATTAGAAGTCGTGCAAGATATGTAA
- a CDS encoding single-stranded DNA-binding protein, whose translation MYNKVILIGRLTATPEMVKTASDRSFTRVTVAVNRRYKTQNGEREADFITVVVWGRLAETLASYASKGSLISLDGELRTRKYDKDGQTHYVTEVLCSSFQLLESRAQRAVRENNPDNDLADLILEEELPF comes from the coding sequence ATGTATAACAAAGTAATTTTAATTGGACGTTTGACAGCAACACCTGAAATGGTTAAGACTGCTAGTGACAGGTCTTTTACACGTGTCACAGTTGCGGTTAATCGTCGCTATAAGACGCAAAATGGTGAGCGTGAGGCTGATTTTATCACAGTAGTGGTTTGGGGCCGTTTAGCTGAGACATTGGCATCTTATGCTAGCAAGGGAAGTTTAATTTCTCTTGATGGTGAGCTTCGTACCCGTAAGTACGATAAGGATGGCCAAACCCATTACGTTACTGAGGTGCTTTGTTCCTCTTTCCAACTTCTGGAGAGTCGTGCTCAGCGTGCTGTTAGGGAAAATAATCCTGATAATGACTTGGCTGACCTGATTTTAGAAGAAGAGCTTCCCTTTTAG
- a CDS encoding sulfurtransferase TusA family protein encodes MTLVKLETGGLVCPFPLIDAKKKMAELAVGDELLIAFDCTQATESIPNWASDNDYPVTRFDQVGPASWEIVVQKR; translated from the coding sequence ATGACTTTGGTAAAACTTGAAACTGGTGGACTGGTATGCCCATTTCCGTTGATTGATGCGAAGAAGAAAATGGCTGAATTAGCTGTTGGAGATGAGTTGTTGATTGCTTTCGATTGTACGCAAGCAACGGAAAGTATTCCAAACTGGGCTTCAGACAATGATTATCCTGTAACTCGCTTTGACCAAGTCGGTCCTGCTTCTTGGGAAATTGTGGTTCAAAAACGTTGA